A section of the Sphingomonas sp. LT1P40 genome encodes:
- the ada gene encoding bifunctional DNA-binding transcriptional regulator/O6-methylguanine-DNA methyltransferase Ada, whose translation MSNILSDHEAWTAFERRDRAYDGRMIAGVTSTGIYCKPSCPARHPKRANVVFYPDADSARAAGFRACLRCKPDEIGRERIAVAEAVALIEAAEAAMTLDDLAAQVGYAPHHFQRLFKRATGVTPAAYARGLRARRAAAALTEENNVTDAIYEAGYSAPSRFYETSNARLGMTPSAWRKGGAGVTIRWTVADTSLGPLLIAATDKGLCRVAFDEDSLMLATRFPAAEIVPGGAALATLAAQVVAEVEQPGRHTDLPLDIRGTAFQEAVWQALRSIPSGETATYTQLAIAAGNPRAVRAAGTACGANQVAIVIPCHRAQRSDGTMGGYAYGVDRKVVLRRREGVEE comes from the coding sequence ATGAGCAACATCCTTTCCGACCACGAAGCCTGGACCGCATTCGAACGCCGCGACCGTGCCTATGACGGGCGCATGATCGCGGGGGTCACCAGCACCGGCATCTATTGCAAGCCAAGCTGCCCCGCGCGCCATCCGAAGCGCGCGAATGTTGTGTTCTATCCCGACGCAGATAGCGCTCGCGCGGCCGGGTTCCGCGCCTGCCTGCGCTGCAAGCCCGACGAGATCGGGCGGGAGCGGATTGCGGTGGCCGAAGCGGTCGCGCTGATCGAGGCGGCGGAGGCGGCGATGACGCTCGACGACCTCGCGGCGCAGGTCGGTTATGCGCCGCATCATTTTCAGCGGCTGTTCAAGCGAGCCACCGGCGTCACCCCCGCTGCCTATGCCCGTGGCTTGCGCGCCCGCCGCGCCGCCGCTGCCCTCACCGAGGAGAATAATGTGACCGACGCGATCTATGAGGCGGGCTATTCCGCGCCCAGCCGCTTTTACGAAACCAGCAACGCCCGGCTCGGCATGACGCCCAGTGCGTGGCGAAAGGGTGGCGCGGGCGTGACGATCCGCTGGACCGTGGCCGACACCAGCCTCGGCCCGTTGCTGATCGCGGCGACCGACAAGGGGCTGTGCCGCGTGGCGTTCGACGAGGACAGCCTTATGCTCGCCACCCGCTTTCCGGCGGCGGAGATCGTGCCCGGCGGCGCGGCGCTGGCCACGCTGGCGGCGCAGGTGGTGGCGGAGGTGGAGCAGCCCGGTCGCCATACCGACCTGCCGCTCGATATCCGTGGCACGGCATTTCAGGAAGCGGTGTGGCAGGCGCTGCGGTCGATCCCGTCGGGCGAGACCGCGACCTATACCCAGTTGGCAATCGCGGCGGGCAATCCGCGTGCGGTGCGCGCGGCGGGGACGGCATGCGGTGCCAATCAGGTTGCCATCGTCATCCCCTGCCACCGCGCCCAGCGCAGCGACGGAACGATGGGTGGATATGCCTATGGCGTGGACCGAAAAGTCGTGCTTCGGCGGCGCGAGGGGGTGGAAGAATAG
- the purE gene encoding 5-(carboxyamino)imidazole ribonucleotide mutase, which produces MGQAPSVGIIMGSTSDWETMRHAAETLAELGVTHETKVVSAHRTPQRLYDYATGADGRGLKVIIAGAGGAAHLPGMAASMTHLPVLGVPVESKALKGMDSLLSIVQMPGGIPVGTLAIGKPGAINAGLLAAAILATSDPALAERLKAWRARQTDNVASDPE; this is translated from the coding sequence ATGGGTCAGGCACCTTCGGTCGGCATCATCATGGGCAGCACCTCCGATTGGGAGACGATGCGCCATGCTGCGGAAACGCTCGCCGAACTGGGCGTGACGCATGAGACCAAAGTCGTGTCGGCGCACCGCACGCCGCAACGGCTCTATGATTACGCCACCGGTGCCGACGGACGCGGCCTGAAAGTCATCATCGCGGGCGCGGGCGGTGCAGCGCATCTGCCGGGCATGGCGGCGTCGATGACTCACCTCCCCGTGTTGGGCGTGCCGGTCGAGTCGAAAGCGCTGAAGGGCATGGATAGCCTGCTCTCGATCGTCCAGATGCCCGGCGGCATTCCGGTCGGCACGCTGGCGATCGGCAAGCCCGGGGCGATCAATGCCGGTCTGCTCGCCGCCGCGATCCTGGCGACGAGCGACCCCGCGCTGGCCGAACGGCTAAAGGCATGGCGCGCACGCCAGACCGACAATGTGGCGTCCGACCCCGAATGA
- a CDS encoding PadR family transcriptional regulator produces the protein MLQSGNRWCHGYDLAHRAGIKSGTLYPLLMRLEAQGYLEAEWQAPPEPGRPPRHAYRLTVPGQQLAHDNPPAASKQDVADLSERFT, from the coding sequence ATGCTACAGTCGGGAAACCGCTGGTGCCATGGCTATGATCTCGCGCATCGCGCGGGTATAAAATCGGGCACGCTCTACCCACTTTTGATGCGTCTGGAAGCGCAGGGCTATCTCGAGGCGGAGTGGCAAGCGCCGCCGGAGCCCGGGCGACCGCCGCGCCATGCCTATCGGTTGACAGTGCCGGGTCAGCAACTGGCGCACGACAACCCTCCGGCCGCGTCGAAACAGGATGTAGCCGACTTGTCAGAGCGTTTCACATGA
- a CDS encoding 5-(carboxyamino)imidazole ribonucleotide synthase — translation MSVIPPGSTIGILGSGQLGRMIAVAAGQLGYRTHIYAPESGPACDVASAFTGGSYHQSDVLAEFARQCDVVTYEFENVPVAPLLLLADRVPVRPGLKALEVAQDRIAEKRYARANGGRTAPFAVCEHRGELEAALAEAGIPAIIKTTRFGYDGKGQARVHPGDDLDQAWAAVGRQPSIVEGFVDFEHEFSIMLVRGLDGATVHYPAPLNTHRDGILDTSTLPAPVLIEAQVAEAAALAGKLAHALDYVGVLTCEFFATATGPVFNEMAPRVHNSGHWTIEGAVTSQFANHVRAICGLPLGSTALTGRAIEMQNLIGDDVDAWPELLAEDGAHLHLYGKHDARPGRKMGHVTRVRR, via the coding sequence ATGAGCGTCATCCCACCCGGCAGCACGATCGGCATTCTCGGCAGCGGCCAGCTCGGCCGGATGATCGCCGTCGCCGCCGGACAGCTGGGCTATCGCACGCATATCTATGCGCCGGAAAGCGGCCCGGCCTGCGACGTCGCCTCGGCCTTTACCGGTGGCTCCTATCACCAGTCCGACGTGCTCGCCGAGTTCGCGCGACAGTGCGACGTGGTGACCTATGAGTTTGAGAATGTACCGGTCGCGCCGCTGTTATTGCTGGCCGATCGCGTGCCGGTGCGTCCCGGCCTGAAAGCGCTGGAAGTCGCGCAGGACCGGATCGCCGAAAAACGATATGCCCGCGCCAATGGCGGGCGCACGGCCCCGTTTGCGGTGTGCGAGCACCGCGGCGAGCTGGAAGCCGCACTGGCCGAGGCGGGCATCCCCGCGATCATCAAGACAACGCGCTTCGGCTATGACGGCAAGGGTCAGGCGCGCGTCCACCCCGGCGACGATCTGGATCAGGCATGGGCCGCAGTCGGTCGCCAGCCCTCGATCGTCGAGGGATTCGTGGACTTCGAGCATGAATTCTCGATCATGCTGGTGCGCGGACTGGACGGCGCGACGGTGCACTACCCCGCCCCGCTCAACACGCACCGCGACGGCATTCTCGACACCTCCACCCTTCCCGCCCCCGTCCTGATCGAGGCGCAGGTCGCGGAAGCCGCAGCGCTTGCAGGCAAGCTCGCCCACGCGTTGGATTATGTCGGCGTGCTGACCTGCGAGTTCTTCGCCACCGCCACCGGCCCGGTGTTCAACGAAATGGCCCCGCGCGTTCACAATAGCGGCCACTGGACGATCGAGGGTGCGGTCACTTCACAGTTCGCGAATCACGTCCGCGCCATCTGTGGCTTGCCGCTGGGTTCGACCGCGCTGACCGGGAGGGCGATCGAGATGCAAAACCTGATCGGCGACGACGTCGATGCCTGGCCCGAATTGCTGGCGGAGGATGGCGCGCATCTGCACCTCTACGGCAAACACGACGCCCGCCCCGGCCGCAAAATGGGGCATGTCACGCGGGTTCGGCGTTAG